A window of the Streptomyces sp. NBC_00250 genome harbors these coding sequences:
- the trpM gene encoding tryptophan biosynthesis modulator TrpM codes for MTRRRATPTPPGAARGTVGVRGGRLRIAAASVPAPHAPLARGCRPRGCRAPARRVHGRRVRYVIGDEPGQVNGMRWRRRLARTITN; via the coding sequence ATGACCCGCCGCCGCGCCACGCCGACCCCTCCGGGCGCCGCCCGGGGGACCGTCGGCGTGCGCGGAGGCAGGCTGCGGATCGCAGCCGCGTCCGTACCCGCGCCGCACGCCCCGCTGGCCCGGGGCTGCCGTCCGCGTGGCTGCCGCGCGCCCGCCCGCCGTGTCCACGGCCGCCGGGTCCGGTACGTCATCGGGGACGAGCCGGGCCAGGTCAACGGCATGCGATGGCGCCGGCGCCTCGCGCGCACCATCACGAACTGA
- a CDS encoding HGxxPAAW family protein, whose translation MAGSAHGHTPAAWTGVIISFIGFCIAGVFMVAANLPGFWAGMGVIVLGGIVGGAMKAAGLGMPKESAAVTAAREAATAQARS comes from the coding sequence ATGGCGGGCAGCGCCCACGGACACACCCCGGCCGCCTGGACCGGTGTCATCATCTCCTTCATCGGCTTCTGCATCGCCGGGGTCTTCATGGTGGCCGCCAACCTGCCCGGTTTCTGGGCCGGCATGGGTGTCATCGTGCTCGGCGGCATCGTCGGCGGCGCGATGAAGGCCGCGGGCCTCGGCATGCCGAAGGAGTCGGCGGCCGTCACCGCCGCCCGCGAGGCCGCGACCGCGCAGGCCCGTTCCTGA
- the trpC gene encoding indole-3-glycerol phosphate synthase TrpC, whose protein sequence is MSVLDEIIEGVRADLAERQARVTLDELKERAAKAPQAKDGVAALRGDGVKVICEVKRSSPSKGALAAIADPAGLAADYEAGGAAVISVLTEQRRFGGSLADLEAVRAKVDIPVLRKDFIVTAYQLWEARAYGADLALLIVAALEQEALVSLIERAESIGLTPLVEVHDEDEVERAVDAGARIIGVNARNLKTLKVDRSTFERVAPEIPAHIVKIAESGVRGPHDLIAYANAGADAVLVGESLVTGRDPKAAVADLVAAGAHPALRHGRS, encoded by the coding sequence GTGAGTGTGCTCGACGAGATCATCGAAGGCGTACGCGCCGACCTCGCAGAGCGGCAGGCGCGGGTCACCCTCGACGAGCTCAAGGAGCGCGCCGCCAAGGCGCCGCAGGCCAAGGACGGCGTCGCCGCACTGCGCGGCGACGGCGTCAAGGTGATCTGCGAGGTCAAGCGCTCCAGCCCGTCCAAGGGCGCGCTCGCCGCGATCGCCGACCCGGCCGGACTCGCCGCGGACTACGAGGCGGGCGGCGCGGCCGTCATCTCCGTCCTCACCGAGCAGCGCCGCTTCGGCGGCTCGCTCGCAGACCTGGAGGCCGTCAGGGCCAAGGTCGACATCCCGGTCCTGCGCAAGGACTTCATCGTCACCGCGTACCAGCTCTGGGAAGCACGCGCGTACGGAGCGGATCTCGCGCTCCTCATCGTCGCCGCCCTGGAGCAGGAGGCACTGGTCTCCCTCATCGAGCGCGCCGAGTCCATCGGGCTCACCCCGCTCGTCGAGGTCCACGACGAGGACGAGGTCGAGCGGGCCGTCGACGCGGGCGCCCGGATCATCGGCGTCAACGCGCGGAACCTGAAGACCCTCAAGGTCGACCGCTCCACCTTCGAGCGCGTCGCCCCCGAGATTCCCGCGCACATCGTCAAGATCGCCGAGTCCGGCGTCCGCGGCCCGCACGACCTCATCGCCTACGCCAACGCGGGCGCCGACGCGGTCCTGGTCGGCGAATCGCTCGTCACCGGCCGCGACCCGAAGGCCGCCGTCGCCGACCTGGTCGCCGCCGGCGCCCACCCGGCCCTCCGGCACGGCCGGAGCTGA
- the trpB gene encoding tryptophan synthase subunit beta → MSSEFFIPDPEGQVPTAEGYFGAYGGKFIPEALVAAVDEVAVEYDKAKSDPEFARELNDLMVNYTGRPSALTEVPRFAEHAGGARIFLKREDLNHTGSHKINNVLGQALLTKRMGKTRVIAETGAGQHGVATATACALFGLDCTIYMGEVDTQRQALNVARMRMLGAEVIAVKSGSRTLKDAINEAFRDWVANVDRTHYLFGTVAGPHPFPAMVRDFHRVIGVEARRQILERAGRLPDAAIACVGGGSNAIGLFHAFVPDADVRLIGCEPAGHGVETGEHAATLTAGEPGILHGSRSYVLQDEEGQITEPYSISAGLDYPGIGPEHAYLKDSGRGEYRAVTDDAAMQALRLLSRTEGIIPAIESAHALAGALEVGKELGKDALLLVNLSGRGDKDMDTAARYFGLYDGEGSK, encoded by the coding sequence ATGTCCAGCGAGTTCTTCATTCCAGACCCGGAGGGTCAGGTCCCGACCGCCGAGGGCTACTTCGGTGCCTACGGCGGCAAGTTCATCCCGGAGGCCCTCGTCGCCGCCGTGGACGAGGTCGCCGTCGAGTACGACAAGGCCAAGTCCGACCCGGAGTTCGCCCGCGAGCTCAACGACCTGATGGTCAACTACACGGGCCGCCCGAGCGCCCTCACGGAGGTGCCCCGGTTCGCCGAGCACGCCGGTGGCGCCCGGATCTTCCTCAAGCGCGAGGACCTGAACCACACCGGCTCGCACAAGATCAACAACGTGCTCGGTCAGGCCCTGCTCACCAAGCGCATGGGCAAGACCCGCGTCATCGCCGAGACCGGCGCCGGTCAGCACGGCGTGGCCACCGCCACCGCCTGCGCCCTGTTCGGCCTCGACTGCACCATCTACATGGGCGAGGTCGACACCCAGCGCCAGGCCCTCAACGTGGCCCGGATGCGGATGCTCGGCGCCGAGGTCATCGCGGTGAAGTCCGGCAGCCGCACCCTCAAGGACGCCATCAACGAGGCGTTCCGCGACTGGGTCGCCAACGTGGACCGCACGCACTACCTGTTCGGCACCGTGGCGGGACCGCACCCCTTCCCCGCCATGGTCCGCGACTTCCACCGGGTCATCGGCGTCGAGGCCCGCCGCCAGATCCTGGAGCGCGCCGGACGCCTCCCCGACGCGGCGATCGCCTGCGTCGGCGGCGGCTCCAACGCCATCGGCCTCTTCCACGCCTTCGTCCCCGACGCGGACGTCCGTCTGATCGGCTGCGAGCCGGCCGGTCACGGCGTCGAGACCGGCGAGCACGCGGCCACCCTCACCGCCGGCGAGCCCGGCATCCTGCACGGTTCGCGGTCGTACGTCCTCCAGGACGAGGAGGGCCAGATCACCGAGCCGTACTCGATCTCGGCGGGCCTCGACTACCCGGGCATCGGCCCGGAGCACGCGTACCTCAAGGACAGCGGGCGCGGCGAGTACCGCGCCGTCACCGACGACGCCGCCATGCAGGCGCTGCGGCTGCTCTCCCGCACCGAGGGCATCATCCCGGCCATCGAGTCGGCGCACGCCCTCGCCGGGGCCCTGGAGGTCGGCAAGGAGCTCGGCAAGGACGCCCTGCTCCTCGTGAACCTCTCCGGGCGCGGCGACAAGGACATGGACACGGCCGCCCGCTACTTCGGCCTGTACGACGGGGAGGGCTCCAAGTGA
- a CDS encoding DUF2752 domain-containing protein produces MPPAEPVPGDTAARPATPAWDGPPVPPPHAHAWPGGPVPGGGPVPPPTRSLARRLFPPVATLAGVAAAFAYVGTVDPNEPGHYPVCPLLRFTGVFCPGCGGLRSAHAFVHGDLPAALGANALAVIGYGLFGVLMVLWLIRAIRGVPMRLAVSPVWWWGIGAVLALFTLVRNLPFGSALAP; encoded by the coding sequence GTGCCACCGGCCGAACCGGTCCCCGGGGACACCGCCGCCCGACCGGCCACTCCGGCGTGGGACGGCCCTCCCGTACCGCCGCCGCACGCGCACGCGTGGCCCGGCGGTCCCGTACCGGGAGGCGGTCCCGTACCGCCCCCGACCCGGTCGCTCGCGCGGCGGCTGTTCCCGCCGGTCGCCACGCTCGCCGGGGTGGCCGCCGCCTTCGCGTACGTCGGGACCGTCGACCCCAACGAACCCGGGCACTACCCCGTATGCCCGCTGCTCCGCTTCACCGGCGTCTTCTGCCCCGGATGCGGCGGACTCCGCAGCGCCCACGCCTTCGTCCACGGCGACCTCCCGGCCGCCCTGGGTGCCAACGCCCTCGCCGTCATCGGCTACGGACTCTTCGGCGTCCTCATGGTTCTTTGGCTGATTCGTGCCATCCGCGGGGTGCCCATGCGCCTCGCGGTCTCCCCGGTCTGGTGGTGGGGGATCGGGGCCGTCCTCGCCCTCTTCACCCTGGTCCGGAACCTTCCCTTCGGCTCCGCACTGGCCCCCTGA
- a CDS encoding TIGR02234 family membrane protein, translating into MGYVSAVPVPQPRAARAAVPTGGRRSLAAALLFGALGATVVLLSAGQIWAEGTASVGGGSVSVEADGGTVTGVPTALAIVGLAALFAVFAVRRTGRTLVSALLALSGAGAAVAAVLGASDSAALNAEAARISGDTAAAVAGLTHTVWPYVTAAGAVLILLAGLFALRFGKTWPAMGGRYERSGTPRAARKAPTTDPDRPEDLWKALDRGEDPTHGA; encoded by the coding sequence GTGGGGTACGTGAGTGCCGTACCCGTACCCCAGCCCCGGGCCGCCCGCGCGGCCGTCCCCACCGGCGGCCGCCGCAGCCTGGCCGCGGCCCTCCTCTTCGGCGCCCTCGGCGCCACCGTCGTCCTGCTCTCCGCCGGCCAGATCTGGGCGGAGGGCACCGCGTCCGTCGGCGGCGGCAGCGTCTCCGTCGAGGCCGACGGAGGCACCGTCACCGGTGTGCCGACCGCCCTCGCGATCGTCGGTCTCGCCGCGCTCTTCGCCGTCTTCGCCGTCCGCCGCACCGGCCGCACCCTGGTCTCCGCGCTCCTCGCCCTCAGCGGCGCGGGCGCCGCGGTCGCCGCGGTCCTCGGCGCGTCCGACAGCGCCGCGCTGAACGCCGAGGCCGCCCGCATCAGCGGCGACACCGCCGCCGCCGTCGCGGGCCTGACCCACACAGTCTGGCCGTACGTGACCGCCGCCGGAGCCGTCCTCATCCTGCTCGCCGGTCTCTTCGCGCTGCGCTTCGGGAAGACCTGGCCCGCGATGGGCGGCCGCTACGAGCGCTCCGGCACCCCGCGCGCCGCGCGCAAGGCCCCCACGACCGACCCGGACCGGCCCGAGGACCTGTGGAAGGCCCTGGACCGCGGCGAGGACCCCACGCACGGCGCCTGA